The genomic DNA CTTTATCAAGGCCCCAATCGTCGGGGGGAGACCGGGCCGCTCCTACGTCAACAAGAACCTGGGTTGGATCAACAGCTACAACGCTAAAGAAATAAAAAAGAAGGCGGTTCTGGAGGGGGCCGTGGCCCACGACATCCACGAGTGCTGGTATATCCCCCGCACGCCGAACTCCATGATCGCATCGCTCGGTCCGGACGATCAGCTCTATATTCGCGGTCACAGTCTGATCGGTCTGGAAGGAATATTTGATGAGGCCACCAAAGACGAACAGGGCAAGCCGATCCATCAGTCGAGGATGGATCAGGAACTGTTGGTGAAACTCAACGAGGGCAACGACACTGGCACGAAGAAACTCGCATTTATGCTGAAGGCGTCCGACGTTGTCACCCGTCTGTTCGAAAGCGGCCTTCGAGAAGATTTCTCTGGCACGATCAAGTGCTACAACTGCCACAGCGCCGAGGGCGAACAAAACTTCGCCAAAGCGCTTGAGAAAGCGCTCACTGAGCGCGGCTATAAGAAATGCCGCATCTATGGCTACACGGGCGCGCTGTCGTCGATGTATGAAGGCGAACACAAGACCAGCACTGACCCGAAGGGACGCGCGCGAAACGCAAGAGTTGAGATCAAACGAACCTGACCGGGTGCCAACCAGGTCATTATGCCGACGTGACTTTCGCTGCCAATTGAGATCAAGGAACGGCGCTTCGTCGGCCTTATGGAAAGCTTCACATAAGGCCGAGTTGCGTCCGACGAGCATCCGGCAGGTTCAGGCGAACAAAGCCGAATCCTATGCCTGCCGATAATAAAGATTCTGCGGATGCCGCGCTTCAGCGAAGAAAAACCACCGCTCGGCGACAAGCCCCGCGTACTGTATCGCGGACGCGGCACACAACAGCGCGAACGAAAAGCCAATCGACCGAACGCTCCCGCCGAAGGCCACCAGAACGAATGGCACGATGAAGCCGGCAACGATAAACGTCCACTTGATGCGCTTCAGCGTCTGAGGCGTCTTGCCATGAAAGAACTCGCGCAGATTGAATGCGCCCGCCGTGAACCCGCGCGATTTCTGCTCGACGTGCGCAGCGCGAATACCCGTCGCGCTCTGCACCGTTGATTTCGGCCTGAGCCGTGCATTGCGCGCCAGCGATGCACCGCGCGAGACGCAACCCGTCAGCGTCAACGTACACGCCGCCACCGCAAGCGGCGAAACGAGTACAGGCGCGAGCAGCGCGGCGCAGGCCGTCGCGAGCGTAAAGCCTGACGCGCAGCCGAGCATCACGAAGTTGACCAGCGTGAGCGGCGTCGCCCATTCCTGGAGGAAGCGCAGACACGCGTAGATCATCCCCGTGCAGACGAACAGCAGGGCACTCGCGATCACGGCGACAGCGCCGATCGCGAGCGTATACGGCGAAGCAAACGCATGCGCGACGCCATAAGCGAACGTGCATCCGAGAAACACCGGCAGGCACAGGCATTCGCGCGAGAGCCACGAAGTACGCCACATCGCAATGGCCCGCCACGCACGCTCGGGATGACCCAGATGAAAGAACGACGCGACGAGTCCCAACACACCAAGCAGGCACGACAGCGCCGCGCCGACGACATACATGAGGGGCGGCACCGCGGCTGCATCGCCGAAGCCCAACCGCAACGCTGCTTCGACGCCGACCAGCGCGATCAGCAACCCTTGCCCCGCCCCGCTCAACGTCGTCAGGAACACCACTGAAAATGCCGGATTCATGCCACTCTCCCTTGACGTTCAACGTCAGACCCGCGTCGCGACCGAAGCGAGATGAAGCTCGCCGCGTTCGACCTGCGTTTCGACGGATGCGATTTCGTCGCTTTCGGACGGTGTCTTGCACGAACATGATCCGCCGCTGCACGTCGACACCTTCTGGCGCGGCAGATAGTGATTCGCGGGCCGCGTGCCCCACTCCGGCATCAGCTGATAACCGCCCCGTTCGCGGATCGCCTTCGACACGACCGATTCCGGATCGTGAATATCGCCAAACAGGCGCGCCGACGTCGGACACGCGAGCACGCACGCCGGCTTGCGATCGCGCTCGGGCAGCGCCTCGTTGTGGATGCGGTCCACGCAGAGCGTACATTTGGTCATCTCCTTGCGCTTCTCGTCGATTTCGCGCGCGCCGTAGGGGCAAGCCCACGCGCAGTACTTGCAGCCGATACAGCGGTCATAGTCGACCAGCACCAGGCCGTCTTCCTTGCGCTTGTAGCTTGCCCCGGTCGGACAGACGGGCACGCACGGCGGGTCCTCGCAGTGCAGGCACGACTTCGGAAAATGAATGGTGTCGGTAAGCGGGAACTCACCGGCTTCGTAGGTCTGCACGCGGTTGAAGAACGTGCCGGACGGATCGGCGTCGTACGGACGAAAATCCGCCAGACTGCCCGCCTCTCCCGACGTGTTCCACTCCTTGCAGCTCGTCACGCACGCGTGGCAGCCCACGCAGACGTTCAGATCGATCACGAGCGCCATCTGTGTCATGCGATGCTCCCGTTCAGTTACGTTGCGTCGTCTTCCGTTGCACCGCTTTCAGCCGCGCCGCGAACTCGCCGCGGCCCGCGAAATAGGTCTGCACGATGCGATGGATCATCCCGCCCGACCCCGTGCCGACCATGCCGGGCATCGTGGCAGGCATCGGCGCGAACTGCGGCAAGGTATGGTCGGCGTCCGCCTCTGCCGGATAGATGCGCACACGCACGTCATACCAGGCGGCCTGGCCTGTCACGGGATCGGAATTCGACGTGCGGACATGACGCGGATCGTCGACGGGAATCTCATCCGTGATCAGGTGATTCAGCAGGAACCCGCGCTGCGATTCATTGGCATCGGGGCCGAGATTCCACGCACCCGCCGACTTGCCGATCGCGTTCCACGTCCATACCGTGCCCGGCTCGACGGCCTCGCTGTAGCGCGCCATGCAACGCACCTTGCCCCATTGCGATTCGACGTAGATCCACCCGCCGTCCTCGATGCCTTGCGCGGCGGCCGTGCGCGGATTCATGTACAGATAGTTCTCGCCGTGTATCTGGCGCAGCCACGCGTTCTGCGAGTCCCACGAGTGATACATCGCCATCGGACGCTGCGTGACGGCGGCGAGCGGAAAGCGCGCGTGATCAGTAGCGGCGTGTTCTAGCGGCAGATGCCAGCACGGCAGCGGATCGAAATACTGCGCGATGCGCGCGCGCAGATGCTCGGGCGGCTGCCGGCCTTGCGTCTTGCCCTGCGCGGCGAGCCTGAACTTCTGCATCACGTCCGAATACAGTGCGATCACGATCGGCGTATTGAACTTGCGAAAGCCCTTTTGGACCGCGAAATCAAGGTATGGCCCGTTGCAGTTGCGCATGTACTGCAGTGTCTCGGGCAGCGTGTAGTGATAGACGCAGTTGTGCTTCGCATACTCTTCCCACTGCTTCGGATTCGGCTCGCCGACGAGGGCATCCTTGCCGTCCTTGCCGCGCCAGCCGATCAGGAAGCCGACGCCCGACCCCGGCGCGGTCTGATGATTGACGATGAACTCAGGATAGCCGCGATACTTGCGCTGGCCGTCCGGCGTCGTGAATGCCGGAAACTTCAGGCGGCTCGCCAGTTCGATCAGCACTTCCTGGAACGGCTTGCATTCTCCTGTCGGCGGCACGACGGGCACGCGCACGGAATCGACGGGACCATCGAACTCGGAGATCGGACGGTCGAGCATCGACATCGCGTCGTGGCGCTCGAGGTACGTCGTGTCGGGCAGGATCAGATCGGCGAATGCCGTCATCTCCGACTGGAACGCATCGCAGACGACGATGAACGGAATCTTGTACTCGCCGTCTTCATTGCGGTCCGCGAGCATCTTGCGGACTTCGACGGTGTTCATCGACGAGTTCCACGCCAGGTTGGCCATGAAGATCAGCAGCGTATCGATCGGGTATGGATCACCGCGCCATGCGTTCGTGATCACGCTATGCATCAGGCCATGCACGGCGAGCGGATACTCCCACGAGAACGCCTTGTCGATACGCACGGGCTCGCTGTTGTCATGGATGAACAGGTCCTCGGGACCCGCGGGCCAGCCGAGCGGCCCGTTCGCGAGCGGCGTATTCGGCTTGACGTCGTCGGGACTGTTCGGCGGTTTGGCCGACGGCGGCACCGCGCGCGGATACGGTGACTTGTGCCGGAAGCCGCCCGGCCGGTCGATGGTGCCGAGCAGCGACATCAGCACGGCCAGCGCGCGTATCGTCTGAAAGCCGTTTGAATGTCCGGCGAGTCCGCGCATCGCGTGGAATGCGATCGGCGCGCCCGTCACGGTTTCATGCGTTTCGCCCCAGGCATCGGTCCATTGGATCGGCAGCGTGATCTTCTGATCGCGCGAGACATCGGCCATTTCGCCCGCAAGACGCCGGATCGTTTCGGCCGGAATGCCGGTGATCTCCGATGCCCACTCCGGCGTGCAACCGGCAAGCTGTTCGCGCAGCAGCACGAACGAAGGCGCGACGGGCGTACCGTCCGCAAGCGCATAGCGCCCTTCGAGCGCCGGCCGCACACCCGGTGTGTGATGCAGCACCTCGCGCTGGCTGACGGGATCCCACCACAGGTGGTTCTGCGGGAACATCGCGTTGCACGCCTGCGCGTCTTCGTCGCACACGAACAGACCCTGCGTGTCGCTGTCTTCGCGCATGTCGAGCAGTTCGCCCGCGTTCGTGTAGCGCTCCACGAACTCGCGATCATACGCATTGCTTTCGATCAGCTCACGCATCAGTGCCATGAACAACGCGCCATCCGTACCCGGACGGATCGGCACCCATTCGTCGGCAATCGCCGCGTAACCGGTGCGCACCGGGTTGATCGCGATGAAGCGGCCACCCGCCCGCTTGAACTTCGAAATCGCGATCTTGAGGGGATTCGAGTGATGGTCCTCGGCCGTGCCGATCATGAAAAAGAGCTTCGCGCGATCGAGATCGGGACCGCCGAACTCCCAGAACGAGCCGCCCATCGTATAGATCATGCCCGCCGCCATGTTGACCGAGCAGAAGCCGCCGTGAGCCGCGTAGTTCGGCGTGCCGAACTGCTTCGCGAACAGGCCTGTCAACGCCTGCATCTGGTCGCGGCCGGTGAAGAGTGCAAACTTCTTCGGGTCGGTGGCGCGGATATGCGCGAGACGCTTTTCGAGCACGTCGAACGCGACGTCCCATGACACCGGCTCGAACTGCGCCGTGCCGCGCAATGCATCGGGCTTGCGCATCAGAGGCTGGGTGAGACGCGCGGGCGAGTACTGCTTCATGATGCCCGACGAGCCCTTCGCGCAGATCACGCCCTGGTTGAGGGGATGCTCGGGATTGCCGTCGATATAGCGCACCTCACCGTCGCGCAAATGCACGCGGATGCCGCATCGACAGGCACACATGTAGCAGGTCGTCGTCTTGACTTCCAGCTTCTCGTTTTGCGTGCGGGCTTTGTGCTCCATCCTTACCCCCTTCAAATCGCTCTTTCCCGGCGAACGCACGTCATCGATAGTGAAACGTCGCTTGCACGATTCCGTACATCTTCATGCTAAGAGGGACGCGCACAAAAGAAAAATCGCCGTTTTGAATCCAAATCATCGCGGTAGCCGATAGATCACACGACTGCATCGGCCGGCGCCCGCACGTGAACGCTTCACGCTCGCCACGGAATGGGGTCTCGGGTGATCGTTCCTTTCGTGCTCTTTCTGACGGTTTGACGCGAAAGGGCAGTTCGCTTTGGAGCATGCCCCATTGAGCAATCTCATTTGCGCAATGAGGTGGTTCCACCCGTCCGTTGTCGTGTGGCACGCTGTATTCAGTCACAGCGGACTCGGCAAGCATCCCCCACAAAAGGCACGCCGTTTGTGTCACTGGGTGAACGGATAAAATGTGACTGGCAGCATGACCGCGTCGTTACCCGCGACTACTTTGTTGCGGATGCCTGGAATCGCCGCTACTACTTCATTTATCGGGAATGGGTTGGAAGCCGCGACGAGCGTGTCTGAATCAAAAACTCAAACCGTAAAGAGGACTGAAATCGGCACGATACACGCCGCCGCCACATCGCCCGTTGCCTGTGCGAGGCAACTGAAGGAATCTTGTCTCTGTGGCAGAACCCGGCCAACGGCGGCACGACCCGCACTGAAACGCCGCGACCGTTGTCCGCTCGAAAGCCGATGTTCATCAATCTGTCGCGGCTCGCTCAGCTCCACGCGTCCGAGCGTCACCGCCTTTCGTTACACGCCTTCGACAAGAACGGCCCGATAGCGTGCCCCCTTGAACCGATGCTGTGCGACTTCCTGATACGCCGGGCTGTCGTACCACGCACGCGCGGCCGCAGTCGACGGAAACTCCACGATCACGACGCCCTCAGGCGCTTCGCCCTCAAGAACCTGTTGAGGTCCGTAGGCAGCGAGAATCTTGACAGGATGACCTTTGAAGGTCTCGCCCACCTTGCTTTGATAGATGTCGAGCTCACCCTGATCCTGCGTGCTCTCCTTCGTGAAGACAATATAAGTCGCCATGACGTACGCTCCTGCGGTGGTGTGAAGGTGCGCACGATGATGCCATAAAACCGCATCGCGCCTCGATACGCAACACTTGTGCAGATGTCGAGCCGTCACTTGGGCAAGAGAATCACCCGCCCCTCGCAAACAGACGTTCGCGAGGCGATCGTAAGGGCAGTTCCGTGGCCGGACGCCCCCATCGCGTCGGACGCATTGGTTGAGGCTTGTTCGACCGCGTTATCAACTTGACGAAGATGGCAGGAGTGTCGCCAATAAACCATTGGTATCCTTATCAATCGCAGGATTTGGGGACTTCGTTGATTATCCAGCCGCAGTTCGAATGTCCTTTCAATAGCGAGGACGAACGACCGCACTTGCCCGTTTGCCGTCGACTGCCTTCCCAGCGAACTTTTCCGGCTCCCTGCGAGCACACCATTTGCGCCCAAGGATTGATTGAAAGTATGTTGTAATGTTATCGGCTGTTCTCAGCACGATTGTTACGTGGATTAAATGCCCCATCCATACTGCCGGACATACGGCGTGGCAGATCGGGCAAAACCTGGTTACCCCATTTCATGATGCCGATATAGGAAAGACCGACCAAACGTGTCTTCGCGGGTTTGACGCAACCGATACGAGGGGTGCAGTCATGGAATTGAATTTTCGAGTTATCGAGAAGGTGGCATTTTCTGCCGTCGTGTTGTCCGCGTTGTCCTGCCTTGGATTTATTATTTGCGAGAAATTCCCAGGTATTCTGGATTTGCTGCCGCGAGGTCAGCACGTAGCGATTAGCGAATTCGCGCTTGCCTGCCTGTTTCCGAGCGACTGTGAGCAACTGCTTGATCTCTTGAAGACGGCTGATGAGCGCAGTGCTGCGGCGCTCCTCCTGGAGCGACCGGAATAGGCCGTCTCCAGCCCGCCCGCCTCTACCGGGACTGGATCCGAACGGAGCCCCGCGCCGTGTGCAAAGCTGCCATGCTTCCCGCCTGCAAAAGGCGTCGTATGCGAACCTTCAATATGCACATCGACGGCGTCGTGCGAATCGCGATGCACAGTGCCGCCCATTCTCAGATGGTTTGGGACGCAGCCGGCCGTAGCGCCATATCGCACGACGCCTCCTGAATTGCTAGCCCTCCTTCACTGAGCGCCTGGTAGCGCACTCCTCATCAGTGTCTCGTACGGTTGATGGCCACGATTTCGTATCCGGGGTCGGCGTGCTCGTTCGCAACTTTGTTCGCTTCCTCATACGAGAGAAAGGACGTGGCTTCCTTAATCTCCGGCGCCATGCCGATATCGCCGTCCTCTGCGGTGCAGAGGAACTTCTCACCAGTCTTCACGACGTAAAGGGTCGTCATGTCTCCCTCCATAGCTTGCAGGGGAACTTTCAGTCTAGCAGGTCGGAAGGGTTGTTGCCGACGATGCAAAAGGACGCGATTGCGACCAGTTCGTTATGCATAGCATATCAATGACGAATCCTTGCAGGCACTGAGGGAAGCAACGTGCCGGGCTTCGTGCAGGCATCGGCACCGCGCGCGCTGAGCACGGCGGAAATCGCCGAAGTGGTCGGGCAGTATCGGGATGCGCATCACACCACGGTGACATGGGCGAGCCGCTTCGAGCCAAACGACCCGAACGACGCCGAGTCGCTCACCGCGCATTATCGGAGTCTGTACCTGGCGGGCCTGAGGCGCCTCAAGACGGTTCTGGAAACTCAGGACCGCTGACCCGCGCTGAACCTGTACGTGCCAATTCGCACAGCGCGTGCGTTTTACGAAACGCGGCATCTGTCGTACCAGTACGTTGCGTAGCTACTGTGGCGCCCAGCTTTCATGGGCTCCGCAGTAACCACAACATTCGCCATGACTGGTCAACGGAGATTTACATGTCAGCAAACACCATTGCAGCTTACCTGGCTCAAACGCTCGCGGCTG from Paraburkholderia terrae includes the following:
- a CDS encoding molybdopterin oxidoreductase family protein; its protein translation is MEHKARTQNEKLEVKTTTCYMCACRCGIRVHLRDGEVRYIDGNPEHPLNQGVICAKGSSGIMKQYSPARLTQPLMRKPDALRGTAQFEPVSWDVAFDVLEKRLAHIRATDPKKFALFTGRDQMQALTGLFAKQFGTPNYAAHGGFCSVNMAAGMIYTMGGSFWEFGGPDLDRAKLFFMIGTAEDHHSNPLKIAISKFKRAGGRFIAINPVRTGYAAIADEWVPIRPGTDGALFMALMRELIESNAYDREFVERYTNAGELLDMREDSDTQGLFVCDEDAQACNAMFPQNHLWWDPVSQREVLHHTPGVRPALEGRYALADGTPVAPSFVLLREQLAGCTPEWASEITGIPAETIRRLAGEMADVSRDQKITLPIQWTDAWGETHETVTGAPIAFHAMRGLAGHSNGFQTIRALAVLMSLLGTIDRPGGFRHKSPYPRAVPPSAKPPNSPDDVKPNTPLANGPLGWPAGPEDLFIHDNSEPVRIDKAFSWEYPLAVHGLMHSVITNAWRGDPYPIDTLLIFMANLAWNSSMNTVEVRKMLADRNEDGEYKIPFIVVCDAFQSEMTAFADLILPDTTYLERHDAMSMLDRPISEFDGPVDSVRVPVVPPTGECKPFQEVLIELASRLKFPAFTTPDGQRKYRGYPEFIVNHQTAPGSGVGFLIGWRGKDGKDALVGEPNPKQWEEYAKHNCVYHYTLPETLQYMRNCNGPYLDFAVQKGFRKFNTPIVIALYSDVMQKFRLAAQGKTQGRQPPEHLRARIAQYFDPLPCWHLPLEHAATDHARFPLAAVTQRPMAMYHSWDSQNAWLRQIHGENYLYMNPRTAAAQGIEDGGWIYVESQWGKVRCMARYSEAVEPGTVWTWNAIGKSAGAWNLGPDANESQRGFLLNHLITDEIPVDDPRHVRTSNSDPVTGQAAWYDVRVRIYPAEADADHTLPQFAPMPATMPGMVGTGSGGMIHRIVQTYFAGRGEFAARLKAVQRKTTQRN
- a CDS encoding 4Fe-4S dicluster domain-containing protein codes for the protein MTQMALVIDLNVCVGCHACVTSCKEWNTSGEAGSLADFRPYDADPSGTFFNRVQTYEAGEFPLTDTIHFPKSCLHCEDPPCVPVCPTGASYKRKEDGLVLVDYDRCIGCKYCAWACPYGAREIDEKRKEMTKCTLCVDRIHNEALPERDRKPACVLACPTSARLFGDIHDPESVVSKAIRERGGYQLMPEWGTRPANHYLPRQKVSTCSGGSCSCKTPSESDEIASVETQVERGELHLASVATRV
- a CDS encoding dimethyl sulfoxide reductase anchor subunit family protein, whose protein sequence is MNPAFSVVFLTTLSGAGQGLLIALVGVEAALRLGFGDAAAVPPLMYVVGAALSCLLGVLGLVASFFHLGHPERAWRAIAMWRTSWLSRECLCLPVFLGCTFAYGVAHAFASPYTLAIGAVAVIASALLFVCTGMIYACLRFLQEWATPLTLVNFVMLGCASGFTLATACAALLAPVLVSPLAVAACTLTLTGCVSRGASLARNARLRPKSTVQSATGIRAAHVEQKSRGFTAGAFNLREFFHGKTPQTLKRIKWTFIVAGFIVPFVLVAFGGSVRSIGFSFALLCAASAIQYAGLVAERWFFFAEARHPQNLYYRQA
- a CDS encoding DUF1330 domain-containing protein; the encoded protein is MATYIVFTKESTQDQGELDIYQSKVGETFKGHPVKILAAYGPQQVLEGEAPEGVVIVEFPSTAAARAWYDSPAYQEVAQHRFKGARYRAVLVEGV